In one window of Lewinella sp. 4G2 DNA:
- a CDS encoding gliding motility-associated C-terminal domain-containing protein, whose product MFSRIAFTVLLFLPLIICGQSTEQSKFPARLVRDAGQPVTNGLRKMPCDPATSPLMVTMCSGETANSTNSNAADGASMTWTATGSQNLYFSQIFNSVTLDTFRIVRGGTSDATYEPDGDGNYTADLVVANGTNACLAPGTWTVRVWDVIDNDDDGNPDVDAAGEIIGCYAECTYTFFPTCSGPVGNAFDARIDPVSCAGNDGALRLRGFSENRFYCSDASGTDLDVEWTGPGGFTAMTRDITGIGPGEYTAVVTDFYGCSQTRTFTVPEQPQVEIVCGATTPPSSIFQQNGTAAYTINSGLGPFSVQFTGPATGTRNNVPAGTNTLFNLTDGTYTLIVTDATTGCTSECMLTVEPAPCLVNFTIDYTLGPDGIQSVIIDPTGGSANFELTWTGPTNSTSPVGGIPNSGVTLPGSDFEFGTYTFTLREQFRPDCSIDIVFTFDPPDCSDIIITPVQTTNVSCNGGSDGLIELDISGGENSQIEWMGPGVNGATTPRIENLMAGTYSYEVTDDRGCSITDDIVISAPGLLQLTCTATDETANDNDDGFITLAISGGTPPFSLTYSGVDGGGNTIPGATDLTVADGEDITGLQSGTYTLNLVDAQGCPATCTSQILQPDCDIPIFCEATQPITFGGTGSVTITATDGSDFGYDVLSQPGDVFVTGDLEGPSPRTVNSLDPGMYTVNVFNFGGCTGTCSFEIVAAPCDLQATFTTTDPTCAGGSDGAILLDIMSGGASVVIDWEIDALDGQINPTGLAAGTYNVMITDDSGCPPVNLSIDLTDPPAVDVFLDQTTPILCGGENTAVLRANVSGGVGDLTYAWSVDTFPDNPIVTGVATGSYFVTVTDANNCIGTSMAYNVLEPTPISLVCAGVNETESGNNDGKLGFTLTGGVAPFTFTINGDDVGRPAQDTFRNLAPDTYVIVVTDGNNCTQRCETTIAAGGCGAIAISITTNQPDCDTNTGSATADVTGATGTVSYVWDHGPTTATVSGLAPGSYRVVATEERGCTVSDDVDIVPFTGAPTANIGPFEPACEGGCTTISGTFTGTPPFTVDFVTGGSLPPFPLQLPVPGLALSQELCPSDFGLQNFEGATVRFTRITDANGCSATLDELRAFTTREPAVANYTGTRCALDTLFIEGRTFQEDNPTGMFTSVTPSAAGCDSIIMVDLSFLPPAEGDVSQEVCGTEPVVIGNEIFTPSRPSGTVVLPGASALGCDSTVRVDIQYLAPAFSAQSPTLCATGSITVGSEVFDIDRPSGTVRLAGQAANGCDSTVTVDLRFAPVTVGEVDTILFPCQTVTVGGVDYSRAVTDTLIELPGAGAGGCDSSVLLSISLRPEATLILGGTGLVCADNVANLEVTYNGAGMASFALSTDPTSLVTIGNGTTTVPVTATPGTTVSLSSVTSTAACAPVPSGEVTIALTDLSLAISNTTDPDAECGLDSIGVLTANPTGGQAPYNFLWSNGSTDPIQTAIPSGRYFLTVTDANGCVATALDSIQSRSAFSLVVNTTDPSCLDTFATISIFGNIGGVPPFLYDVNDDNFRMVDSFPALLRVRAGTSVLTVEDAVGCRTVRTFDFAPAELPRISLTPGSAVVPLGDSVLVSVAAAFPVDSFFLAPSLDSLVFGNEVWLQATGTPIYQFTATNEIGCPATATFQLVTDRSAPVYAPTAFSPNGDGINDVFRLFPSKQIARFDELLIFDRWGGQVFEIADPVPASEQFWGWRGGYENGDLAPAAVYHFTAVATLLNGERTVLRGEVTLVR is encoded by the coding sequence ATGTTTTCACGAATCGCTTTCACGGTACTTTTGTTCCTTCCCCTGATTATTTGCGGGCAATCCACCGAGCAAAGCAAGTTCCCGGCACGGTTAGTACGCGATGCGGGCCAGCCGGTGACCAATGGATTGCGGAAAATGCCCTGCGACCCGGCCACCTCCCCGCTTATGGTCACGATGTGCTCCGGGGAAACGGCCAACAGCACCAATTCCAACGCCGCTGATGGTGCCAGCATGACTTGGACGGCTACCGGCTCCCAGAACCTATACTTCAGCCAGATATTCAATTCGGTCACGCTCGATACCTTCCGCATCGTGCGGGGTGGCACCTCCGACGCCACCTACGAGCCCGACGGGGATGGCAATTACACCGCCGACCTCGTCGTCGCTAACGGAACCAATGCCTGCCTCGCCCCCGGCACCTGGACGGTCCGGGTCTGGGACGTTATTGACAACGACGATGACGGCAACCCCGACGTGGACGCCGCCGGAGAGATCATTGGCTGCTACGCGGAGTGTACCTACACTTTCTTCCCCACCTGTTCCGGGCCGGTAGGCAATGCTTTCGACGCCCGAATCGACCCCGTATCCTGTGCTGGCAACGACGGCGCTCTGCGTCTGCGTGGCTTCAGCGAAAACCGTTTTTACTGCTCGGATGCCTCCGGTACCGACCTTGACGTCGAATGGACGGGGCCGGGAGGTTTTACCGCAATGACCCGCGACATCACCGGCATCGGCCCGGGAGAATACACGGCAGTTGTAACCGACTTTTACGGTTGCTCCCAGACGCGCACCTTCACCGTCCCCGAACAGCCCCAGGTAGAGATTGTGTGTGGAGCGACGACGCCGCCCAGCAGCATCTTTCAGCAAAACGGAACGGCTGCCTATACCATTAATAGTGGTCTCGGCCCCTTCAGTGTACAGTTCACCGGCCCGGCCACCGGGACGCGCAACAACGTACCCGCCGGAACCAATACCCTATTTAACCTGACGGATGGCACCTACACCCTCATCGTCACGGATGCCACTACCGGTTGCACCAGCGAGTGTATGCTGACCGTCGAACCCGCGCCCTGCCTGGTCAACTTTACCATCGACTACACCCTCGGGCCGGATGGTATCCAGAGCGTCATCATCGACCCAACGGGTGGTTCGGCCAACTTCGAGTTGACTTGGACCGGCCCCACCAATTCTACCTCCCCCGTCGGCGGTATTCCCAACAGCGGGGTAACATTGCCGGGTAGTGACTTTGAATTTGGGACCTACACTTTCACCCTGCGCGAACAGTTCCGCCCCGACTGCTCCATCGACATCGTCTTCACATTTGACCCACCCGATTGTTCGGACATTATTATCACGCCGGTACAAACCACCAATGTTAGTTGTAACGGTGGAAGCGACGGCCTCATCGAACTGGACATCAGCGGTGGGGAAAACAGCCAGATTGAATGGATGGGCCCTGGCGTCAACGGTGCCACTACCCCGCGCATTGAAAATCTCATGGCCGGAACCTACAGCTACGAGGTGACGGACGACCGCGGCTGTAGCATTACCGATGATATTGTCATTTCCGCACCGGGTCTCCTCCAACTCACCTGTACGGCTACCGACGAGACGGCGAACGACAATGACGATGGCTTCATCACGCTGGCTATTTCCGGCGGGACGCCCCCCTTCTCGCTCACCTACTCGGGTGTGGATGGCGGTGGCAATACCATTCCCGGAGCAACGGATCTTACCGTAGCTGACGGAGAAGACATTACCGGGCTTCAATCCGGCACCTACACGCTAAACCTGGTGGACGCTCAGGGTTGCCCCGCTACCTGCACCAGCCAAATTTTGCAGCCGGACTGCGACATTCCCATCTTCTGTGAGGCAACGCAGCCAATCACCTTTGGCGGCACGGGTTCGGTGACCATCACGGCGACGGATGGTTCTGATTTTGGCTACGACGTACTTAGCCAACCCGGCGACGTATTCGTCACCGGTGATCTGGAAGGGCCAAGCCCACGCACCGTCAATTCGCTGGATCCAGGCATGTATACGGTCAACGTCTTCAACTTCGGGGGATGTACCGGAACCTGCTCATTCGAGATCGTTGCGGCACCCTGCGATCTGCAGGCAACGTTTACCACTACCGACCCCACCTGCGCGGGCGGTAGCGACGGAGCCATCCTGTTGGATATCATGAGCGGAGGCGCGTCCGTCGTCATTGATTGGGAAATCGATGCACTCGACGGGCAGATCAACCCCACCGGCCTGGCCGCTGGCACCTACAACGTGATGATCACCGATGACAGCGGCTGCCCGCCGGTCAACCTTTCTATCGACCTGACGGATCCACCGGCCGTAGATGTCTTTCTGGATCAAACCACGCCAATTCTGTGTGGCGGAGAGAACACAGCCGTACTGCGCGCAAACGTGAGCGGTGGCGTTGGGGATCTCACTTACGCCTGGTCCGTGGATACCTTTCCGGACAACCCCATCGTCACCGGCGTCGCGACCGGTTCCTACTTCGTGACGGTGACCGATGCCAACAACTGCATCGGTACTTCCATGGCGTACAACGTGCTGGAGCCCACCCCCATCAGCCTGGTTTGCGCGGGGGTCAACGAAACGGAGAGCGGTAATAATGACGGCAAGCTGGGTTTCACGCTCACTGGCGGCGTAGCCCCATTCACCTTTACCATCAATGGCGACGACGTGGGCCGGCCAGCTCAGGACACCTTCCGTAACCTGGCTCCGGATACTTACGTGATCGTCGTCACGGACGGAAATAATTGCACCCAGCGTTGCGAAACAACCATTGCTGCGGGCGGCTGCGGGGCCATCGCGATTTCAATTACTACCAACCAGCCAGATTGCGATACCAATACCGGTTCGGCTACGGCTGACGTGACCGGAGCTACGGGTACGGTCAGTTACGTTTGGGACCACGGCCCCACTACGGCTACAGTTTCGGGTCTGGCTCCGGGTAGCTACCGGGTAGTAGCTACCGAAGAGCGCGGCTGTACGGTTTCTGACGACGTGGACATTGTACCGTTCACCGGTGCGCCAACGGCAAATATTGGACCGTTTGAGCCCGCTTGTGAGGGGGGTTGTACGACCATTTCCGGCACCTTTACCGGTACGCCTCCGTTTACCGTTGACTTCGTGACCGGCGGTTCGTTGCCTCCGTTCCCGCTACAGCTTCCCGTTCCGGGTTTGGCGCTTTCGCAGGAGCTATGTCCGTCGGATTTTGGGCTCCAGAATTTTGAAGGGGCAACGGTCCGTTTCACCCGCATCACGGATGCCAATGGATGTAGCGCAACGTTGGATGAGTTAAGGGCTTTCACCACCCGGGAGCCAGCCGTGGCCAACTACACCGGTACGCGCTGTGCTTTAGATACCTTATTTATTGAAGGGCGGACCTTTCAGGAGGACAACCCTACCGGAATGTTCACCTCCGTAACCCCTTCCGCCGCCGGATGTGATAGTATCATTATGGTGGACCTCTCCTTCCTTCCTCCAGCCGAAGGAGACGTCAGCCAGGAGGTATGTGGTACCGAGCCGGTGGTGATCGGCAACGAAATATTCACCCCGAGCCGCCCTTCCGGCACGGTGGTCCTCCCCGGAGCCAGTGCGCTCGGTTGTGACTCTACGGTGAGGGTCGATATCCAGTACCTGGCACCTGCGTTCAGCGCCCAAAGCCCGACTTTGTGTGCGACCGGGTCCATTACCGTTGGAAGTGAAGTGTTTGACATTGACCGGCCTTCCGGCACGGTACGATTGGCCGGGCAGGCGGCGAACGGTTGTGACTCGACCGTTACCGTGGACCTGCGTTTTGCACCGGTCACCGTTGGTGAGGTCGATACGATCCTGTTTCCCTGCCAGACCGTAACGGTTGGGGGCGTGGACTACAGCCGCGCGGTGACCGACACCCTGATTGAATTACCCGGTGCCGGCGCCGGAGGCTGTGACAGTTCCGTACTTCTGAGCATCAGCTTGCGGCCGGAAGCTACCCTGATTTTGGGTGGAACGGGATTGGTTTGTGCGGATAACGTGGCCAACCTGGAGGTGACCTACAACGGCGCCGGAATGGCCAGCTTCGCGCTTTCAACTGACCCCACGAGCCTCGTGACCATCGGGAACGGGACGACGACCGTACCCGTAACGGCAACGCCGGGAACAACCGTCTCGCTAAGCTCCGTAACCAGCACGGCAGCCTGCGCTCCGGTACCCTCCGGCGAGGTCACCATTGCCCTGACGGACCTGAGCCTAGCGATTTCTAATACGACCGACCCGGACGCCGAATGTGGCCTCGATAGCATTGGCGTCCTGACGGCGAACCCTACTGGAGGGCAGGCGCCCTATAACTTTTTGTGGAGCAACGGAAGTACCGACCCCATCCAAACGGCCATCCCGTCCGGCAGGTACTTCCTGACGGTGACGGATGCCAACGGGTGCGTAGCGACGGCCTTGGATTCGATTCAATCCAGATCCGCTTTCAGCCTGGTGGTAAATACGACGGACCCTAGTTGCCTGGACACTTTTGCGACCATCTCCATCTTCGGGAACATCGGTGGGGTGCCCCCCTTCCTGTACGACGTGAATGACGATAATTTCCGAATGGTGGATTCCTTCCCGGCGCTTCTCAGGGTACGGGCGGGGACATCGGTACTCACCGTAGAAGATGCAGTGGGTTGCCGGACGGTGCGGACCTTTGATTTTGCCCCAGCGGAACTCCCTCGAATCAGTCTGACGCCGGGCAGTGCGGTTGTGCCACTGGGAGACAGCGTGTTGGTAAGCGTTGCCGCCGCCTTCCCCGTGGACAGTTTTTTCCTGGCCCCTTCACTGGATTCTCTGGTCTTCGGCAATGAAGTCTGGCTGCAGGCCACTGGAACACCAATCTATCAATTCACTGCAACGAACGAAATTGGTTGTCCGGCTACCGCTACCTTCCAACTGGTGACGGACCGCTCAGCGCCGGTCTACGCGCCCACCGCATTCTCTCCGAATGGAGACGGGATCAACGACGTGTTCCGGCTTTTCCCCAGCAAACAAATTGCTCGATTTGATGAGCTCCTGATCTTTGATCGGTGGGGTGGGCAAGTGTTTGAAATAGCGGACCCAGTGCCCGCCTCGGAACAGTTTTGGGGGTGGCGGGGAGGCTATGAAAACGGTGATCTAGCACCAGCCGCCGTCTACCATTTCACGGCCGTAGCCACTTTGTTAAACGGTGAA